The Malus domestica chromosome 06, GDT2T_hap1 genome has a segment encoding these proteins:
- the LOC103437852 gene encoding uncharacterized protein has protein sequence METAGKILRRSVHTFLLNYQYFTSTAALIALPFSASVLISQALLPSSSALLAAVYNRLHSLFNAAGFPPSLEFFNILNHKLSQTITSSVFTFPFSLTFLLITKSFVIQTLSRHQKPNSSSHPSFLSTISLYTPLLHTHVYNSFFIISANATVFSILFIAFNVLEGSGFSSPNTLLFLSASGAVLYSIVLANALIICNLALVLSGTQNSGGYLAILKACLLIRGRTSTALSLALPVSLTLAAVEALFQYRLVRACHFTGQLGSSMAMEGVFIAYLYSILVVLDTTVSFLFLQSCKPSSRGIEYRDDEESCGDLKAVKVLP, from the coding sequence CTTACCCTTCTCAGCCTCAGTTCTCATCTCTCAAGCACTTCTTCCTTCAAGCTCCGCCCTCTTGGCCGCCGTCTACAACCGCCTCCACAGTCTTTTCAACGCGGCTGGCTTCCCTCCCTCCTTGGAATTCTTCAACATTCTCAACCACAAGCTCTCCCAAACCATCACCTCCTCAGTCTTCACATTCCCATTCTCCCTCACCTTCCTCCTCATAACCAAATCTTTTGTAATCCAAACTCTCAGCCGCCACCAGAAACCGAATTCCTCATCGCACCCATCATTTCTTTCCACAATTTCTCTCTACACCCCACTCCTCCACACCCATGTTTACAACTCGTTTTTTATCATCTCTGCCAATGCAACCGTCTTTTCTATCTTGTTCATCGCCTTCAATGTCCTCGAAGGATCCGGGTTCTCTTCTCCGAACACCCTCCTCTTCTTATCGGCATCTGGGGCAGTTTTGTACTCCATTGTTCTTGCCAATGCACTCATAATATGCAATCTTGCATTGGTTCTATCAGGTACACAAAATAGTGGCGGCTACTTGGCAATTCTCAAGGCTTGTCTTTTAATCAGAGGAAGAACTTCAACTGCTCTCTCTCTTGCTTTGCCTGTCAGCTTAACCCTAGCTGCAGTTGAAGCATTGTTCCAATACCGCCTCGTACGAGCCTGCCATTTCACAGGACAGCTCGGATCTTCCATGGCCATGGAGGGTGTTTTCATTGCTTATTTGTACTCAATTCTTGTTGTTCTTGATACAACTGTGAGCTTTTTGTTCTTGCAAAGCTGCAAGCCGAGTTCTCGAGGGATCGAATACAGAGACGACGAAGAAAGTTGTGGAGATTTGAAGGCTGTCAAAGTGCTTCCATGA